One Coffea arabica cultivar ET-39 chromosome 5c, Coffea Arabica ET-39 HiFi, whole genome shotgun sequence DNA window includes the following coding sequences:
- the LOC113689399 gene encoding dirigent protein 2-like, with protein MAKSLAIASLQILSLLLVASLAQSRIVSKHLTVYEHEIRSGDGQTVFIVAGLPNVTWAFNQFGTVFVADNILTRSASIKSQLVGRLQGIGAVASLDGTTIETLVSVHFTSGEYSGRTVELKGIGSQDVNEMAIVGVGGTKQFRYATGYANFEMLRVVDDFITAKWDLYIRLDIPDD; from the coding sequence atggcaaagagtttaGCCATAGCATCCCTCCAAATTCTCAGCCTGCTTTTGGTAGCAAGCCTGGCACAATCAAGGATAGTGTCCAAACATTTGACGGTGTACGAACATGAAATTCGAAGCGGAGATGGCCAGACTGTTTTCATAGTTGCAGGTCTCCCCAACGTAACTTGGGCCTTCAACCAATTTGGAACTGTTTTCGTCGCTGATAATATCTTGACACGAAGCGCTTCAATCAAATCCCAACTAGTTGGTCGTCTCCAAGGCATTGGTGCAGTAGCATCCCTTGATGGCACCACCATAGAGACTCTGGTTAGTGTTCACTTCACCAGCGGAGAGTACAGTGGTCGCACTGTGGAATTGAAAGGCATAGGGTCTCAAGATGTCAATGAAATGGCAATTGTAGGAGTAGGAGGAACCAAACAATTCCGGTATGCAACAGGGTATGCTAATTTTGAGATGCTCAGAGTTGTGGATGATTTTATTACTGCAAAGTGGGATCTCTACATTAGACTGGATATACCGGATGACTAG
- the LOC113689401 gene encoding tryptophan synthase alpha chain-like, producing MATAAALKASYFLQLKQKSQGHSSLLLPQRIGLSATNTVGGLFKPPMATISTNQAVGLSETFSKLKKQGKVALIPYITAGDPDLSTTAEALKVLDACGSDIIELGVPYSDPLADGPVIQAASTRSLARRTNFDKIISMLKDVVPRLSCPIALFSYYNPILKRGVEKFMITVRDAGIHGLVVPDVPLEETQILRKEATKYNLELVLLTTPTTPTARMKAIAEASEGFLYLVSSVGVTGARASVSNHVQSLLMDVKEATNKPIAVGFGISKPEHVKQVAGWGADGVIVGSAMVRILGEAKSPEEGLKELESFTKSLKAAL from the coding sequence ATGGCCACTGCAGCTGCCCTCAAAGCTAGCTATTTTCTCCAGCTGAAACAGAAATCTCAGGGCcattcttctcttcttcttccacAGAGGATCGGCCTTTCTGCAACGAATACTGTTGGCGGATTATTCAAGCCTCCTATGGCGACCATAAGCACTAACCAAGCTGTTGGGCTGTCTGAAACATTCTCAAAACTAAAAAAACAAGGCAAAGTGGCTTTGATACCATATATCACCGCTGGCGATCCTGACCTTTCTACTACTGCTGAAGCATTGAAAGTGCTTGATGCATGTGGTTCTGACATAATAGAGCTAGGGGTACCTTATTCTGATCCATTGGCTGATGGCCCAGTTATACAGGCTGCTTCAACACGTTCACTAGCCAGAAGGACAAATTTTGATAAGATTATCTCCATGTTGAAGGATGTTGTACCTCGGTTATCTTGTCCAATTGCACTATTCTCATATTATAATCCAATACTCAAGCGTGGTGTTGAAAAGTTCATGATCACTGTCAGAGATGCTGGGATACATGGACTTGTGGTTCCGGATGTACCTCTGGAGGAGACTCAAATATTGAGAAAGGAAGCTACTAAGTATAATCTTGAATTGGTGTTGCTGACAACACCGACAACTCCGACAGCTCGAATGAAGGCGATTGCCGAAGCTTCAGAAGGATTTCTCTACCTTGTGAGCTCAGTTGGAGTTACTGGAGCTCGCGCATCTGTGAGCAACCACGTGCAATCTCTCCTAATGGACGTTAAAGAGGCAACAAATAAGCCAATagcagttggttttggaatatCAAAACCTGAGCACGTCAAACAGGTGGCCGGATGGGGAGCAGACGGGGTGATTGTTGGCAGTGCCATGGTAAGAATACTAGGTGAGGCAAAATCTCCTGAAGAAGGCTTGAAAGAGCTAGAAAGCTTCACTAAGTCGCTAAAAGCTGCACTATAG